One part of the Glycine soja cultivar W05 chromosome 11, ASM419377v2, whole genome shotgun sequence genome encodes these proteins:
- the LOC114376208 gene encoding porphobilinogen deaminase, chloroplastic isoform X2, protein MASHPELAEEGAIQIVIIKTTGDKILSQPLADIGGKGLFTKEIDEALINGDIDIAVHSMKDVPTYLPDKTILPCNLPREDVRDAFISLSAASLADLPSGSVVGTASLRRKSQILHRYPSLNVEENFRGNVQTRLRKLSEGIVQATLLALAGLKRLNMTENVSSILSIDDMLPAVAQGAIGIACRSNDDKMAEYLASLNHEETRLAVSCERAFLEKLEGSCRTPIAGYASRNEDGNCLFRGLVASPDGTRVLETSRIGSYAFEDMIKMGKDAGEELLSRAGPGFFSR, encoded by the exons ATGGCATCACATCCAGAGCTAGCGGAAGAAGGGGCTATTCAGATTGTGATAATAAAAACAACTGGTGACAAAATACTATCACAGCCACTTGCAGACATCGGCGGGAAGGGCCTGTTCACAAAAGAAATAGACGAGGCACTCATAAACGGTGACATTGACATCGCCGTCCACTCAATGAAAGATGTACCCACTTACTTACCTGATAAAACAATTCTACCATGCAACCTTCCACGTGAGGACGTAAGAGATGCATTTATATCCTTGAGTGCAGCTTCACTGGCTGATCTACCCTCTGGAAGTGTTGTTGGTACTGCTTCACTCAGACGAAAGTCACAGATACTGCACAGATATCCATCTCTAAAT GTGGAGGAAAATTTCCGTGGCAATGTCCAAACAAGGCTTCGAAAACTCAGTGAGGGCATTGTCCAAGCTACCCTATTGGCATTAGCTGGACTCAAACGATTAAATATGACAGAAAATGTGTCTTCGATCCTATCAATTGATGATATGCTTCCAGCTGTTGCCCAAGGTGCAATTGGAATAGCCTGTAGAAGTAACGATGATAAAATG GCAGAATACCTTGCTTCATTGAATCATGAAGAAACAAGACTAGCAGTTTCCTGTGAAAGAGCCTTCCTTGAAAAGTTAGAAGGATCTTGCCGCACTCCTATTGCAGGCTATGCTAGCAGAAACGAGGATGGCAATTGCTTGTTTAGAGGATTAGTTGCTTCCCCTGATGGAACCCGCG TGCTCGAAACTTCCAGAATTGGTTCATATGCTTTCGAAGATATGATAAAGATGGGTAAGGATGCTGGAGAGGAGCTTCTTTCTCGAGCTGGACCTGGCTTTTTCAGTCGTTAA
- the LOC114376208 gene encoding porphobilinogen deaminase, chloroplastic isoform X1 → METLCSALVFPSFRITTSAFSKCGIRASIAVEQQTSQTKVALLKIGTRGSPLALAQAYETRDKLMASHPELAEEGAIQIVIIKTTGDKILSQPLADIGGKGLFTKEIDEALINGDIDIAVHSMKDVPTYLPDKTILPCNLPREDVRDAFISLSAASLADLPSGSVVGTASLRRKSQILHRYPSLNVEENFRGNVQTRLRKLSEGIVQATLLALAGLKRLNMTENVSSILSIDDMLPAVAQGAIGIACRSNDDKMAEYLASLNHEETRLAVSCERAFLEKLEGSCRTPIAGYASRNEDGNCLFRGLVASPDGTRVLETSRIGSYAFEDMIKMGKDAGEELLSRAGPGFFSR, encoded by the exons ATGGAGACTCTCTGCTCTGCATTGGTGTTCCCATCTTTCAGAATCACAACTTCAGCTTTCTCCAAATGTGGCATCAGGGCTTCCATTGCCGTTGAGCAACAAACTTCGCAGACTAAGGTTGCTCTCCTCAAAATTGGTACCAGAGGAAG TCCACTAGCTCTGGCTCAGGCATATGAGACCAGAGACAAGCTCATGGCATCACATCCAGAGCTAGCGGAAGAAGGGGCTATTCAGATTGTGATAATAAAAACAACTGGTGACAAAATACTATCACAGCCACTTGCAGACATCGGCGGGAAGGGCCTGTTCACAAAAGAAATAGACGAGGCACTCATAAACGGTGACATTGACATCGCCGTCCACTCAATGAAAGATGTACCCACTTACTTACCTGATAAAACAATTCTACCATGCAACCTTCCACGTGAGGACGTAAGAGATGCATTTATATCCTTGAGTGCAGCTTCACTGGCTGATCTACCCTCTGGAAGTGTTGTTGGTACTGCTTCACTCAGACGAAAGTCACAGATACTGCACAGATATCCATCTCTAAAT GTGGAGGAAAATTTCCGTGGCAATGTCCAAACAAGGCTTCGAAAACTCAGTGAGGGCATTGTCCAAGCTACCCTATTGGCATTAGCTGGACTCAAACGATTAAATATGACAGAAAATGTGTCTTCGATCCTATCAATTGATGATATGCTTCCAGCTGTTGCCCAAGGTGCAATTGGAATAGCCTGTAGAAGTAACGATGATAAAATG GCAGAATACCTTGCTTCATTGAATCATGAAGAAACAAGACTAGCAGTTTCCTGTGAAAGAGCCTTCCTTGAAAAGTTAGAAGGATCTTGCCGCACTCCTATTGCAGGCTATGCTAGCAGAAACGAGGATGGCAATTGCTTGTTTAGAGGATTAGTTGCTTCCCCTGATGGAACCCGCG TGCTCGAAACTTCCAGAATTGGTTCATATGCTTTCGAAGATATGATAAAGATGGGTAAGGATGCTGGAGAGGAGCTTCTTTCTCGAGCTGGACCTGGCTTTTTCAGTCGTTAA